ACGGTGACCTTCTTGTCGGGTACGGCGGCGTCACCGGCGCCCAACGACAGCTTGCCGTTGCCCGAACTGACCGCGTGGGCAGTCCACTTGAGCGAGCCGTCGGGCCAGTAGGCGATCGGCCAGGACTGAACCGGCACGGCCTTGCCGTCGGCGTCCGTGACCGCGAACTTCTGGTCCTCCTGATAAACGCCCTTCGGCCAGGGGACACCGACGGTGGTGCCGGGCGCGGCACCGAGGCCGCCGTCCTCCAGCCAGTCCAGGGTCACGGGAGAGTCGTGGGCCTCGGCGGCTCTCGGCGCGGCCTGCGCCTCCTTGGCTCCCAGCGCCCAGCTGAACTGCGCGGCGGCACCGGCGACGGCGGCGGCTTTGAGGATGGACCTGCGGGGGATGGGGGACATGGCCATTCCTTCCATGTGCGGCTGGTCAGGGGCATGACAGAGAGAGGTACGGCGCCCGGGGCGCCGACCTGGATCGGGGGCGCCGCCCGTCAGCGGCGCCGGTAGCGCTCCTCCACGGCTACGGCCGCCGCCGCGACGGCCCCGAGGACCGGGACCGCCAGCGGTGCGATGAACCCTGCGGACAGGGCCACGACGGCCAGTCCGGCGACGATCAGGAAGGACCCGGCGGGGTCGCGCAGGGTCCGGCGTACGGCGTCCGCGAGCAGCGCCCGCCAGGAGGCGCCCGGAGTCCAGACCGCCGTCGCGCGCAGCCCGGCCACCGCGAGACCGATCAGCGCGAACAGTCCGACGGCCCCGACGAGAGGGCCACCGGGGATCCCGGCCCGCGCGGCCTGGACGTCCACCCAGACCGCGGCCGCCGCGACCCACCCGGCGATTCCGACGAGCCACCCGCGGCGTGCGGCCGCACGGAAGTCCGCGACGAACTCCCGCCAGCCGCCGCCCTCATGGCCCGTACGACGCCGCAGATGCCGTGCCCCGGCGGCGAAGGCCGCCGGGTAGGTGACGAGTCCGAGACAGGCCACGGCGATCCACACGCCGGTGAGCAGGGTCTCGGCGAAGAGAGCGAAGCGTTCGCCGCCGAACACGGAGGCCCTGCGACGGGCCTTCACACGCGCTTGCGCCATGCTGACCGCCTCACTTCAGTCCGGACGTCGCCATGCCGTCGATGAGGTAGCGCTGGAAGGCCATGAAGAAGGCGATGACCGGCACCAGCGCCACCAGCGACATCGCGATCATGCTGCCGTAGTTGGAGATGCCCTCCTGGTCGCGGAACATCATCAGGCCCAGCGAGACGGTGTACTTGGAGGGGGTGTTGAGGTAGATCAAGGGCCCCATGAAGTCGTTCCACGCGTTGATGAAGGTGAAGATGGCGCTGGTGATGAGGGCGGGGCGGCACAGCGGCAGCACGATCGACCAGTAGGTCCTCAGGTGCCCGCAGCCGTCGAGCTTGGCGGCCTCGTCCAGCTCGCGCGGCAGTCCGCGCATGAACTGCACCATCAGGAAGACGAAGAACGCCTCCGTCGCCAGGAACTTGCCGGCCACGAGTGGCACCAGCGTGTCGACGAGTTCCAGCTTGCGGAACATCACGTACTGCGGGATGAGCAGCACGTGATACGGCAGCAGCAGCGTGCCGATCATCAGCGTGAACAGCAGGTTCCGCCCGGCGAAGCGGATCTTGGCGAAGGCGTAGGCGGTCAGCGAGCTGGAGATCACGACACCGGCCACGGCGAGGCCCGCGTACATCAGCGAGTTCGTGAAGAAGCTGCCGATGGAGATGCCGGAGATGCCGTCGGCGAGGCCGGAGAAGTTCGCCCAGACCGGCTTGGACGGCAGCAGGTCGATGCTGGCGATGATGTCCTTGCTCGGCTTGAACGAGGCACCGAGGACCCAGATCACCGGGTACAGGACGACCGCGAGGACGGCGAGCGCGCCCACGTGCCAGGCGATCGATCCGGTGCGCCGCCGCTCACTCGTGGTGCGCACCACAGGGGTGCTGACAGTGGTCACTTGGCGGCCTCCTCGTAGTGCACCCACTTCTTCTGCGACCAGAACAGGACCGCCGTGACCAGCGCCACCGCGACCACCAGCGACCAGGCCATCGCGGCGGCGAAGCCCATCTGGGCCTCCTTGAAGCCCTTCTGGTAGAGGTAACAGGTGTAGACGAGGGTGGCGTCGGCGGGCCCGCACCGGGTGTCGGAGACGACGTAGGCGGAGCCGAACACCTGGAACGCGTGGATGGACTCCAGCAGCACGTTGAAGAACAGCACCGGGGAGATCATCGGCAGCGTGATGTTCCAGAACCTGCGGAAGGGGCCGGCCCCGTCCACCTCGGCGGCCTCGTACAGCTCCCGCGGAACCTGCTTGAGACCGGCCAGGAAGATGACCATCGGCGCACCGAACTGCCAGATGCTCAGGGCCACCAGGGAGTAGAGGACGTAGTCGGGGTTGCCGATCCAGCCGCCCACGTCGACGCCGAAGATCTTCTGGGTGCGGTCCACGATCGCGTCGTCGGAGAACAGCGCCCGCCACACGAAGCCGACCGAGACGCTGGCGCCGATGAGGGAGGGCATGTAGAACGCGGCCCGGTACAGGCCCTGCCCGCGCCGGCTCTGCGCGAGCAGCAGCGCGACGCCGAGCGCGAGCAGCAGCTTCAGCGGAGTGGCAACGACCACGTACTTGAGCGTGACCTCCACCGACTTCTGCCAGCGCGGGTCGTGGAACATCGTCGTGAAGTTGTCGAAGCCCACCCACTCGGGCGGCGTGAACAGGTTGTACCGGGTGAACGCGTAGTACAGCGACGCGATCATCGGCCCCGCCGTGAGCAGCAGGAAACCCGCGATCCACGGCGACATGAAGAGATAGCCGGCGAGGTTCTCGCGGCGCCGCCCGCGCCGCCCGGCGGCGGGAGCGGCGGGCCGCTTCCCGGCCGGGCGCACGGGCGCTTCCTTGACGAGCGTCATGGTGGTACGTCCCCTCAGCCCGCGAACGCGGCCTTCGCCTCGCTGAACAGCGCCTTGGCGGCGTCGGCCGGCTTGGACTTGCCCTGGGCGACCTCACCGCCGAGGCGCAGGAACGCCGCCTCGATGACGTCGGCGCCGGACGGGTGCGGGGTGATCTTTCCGAGCACGCCCGCCTTGGCGACCTCGTCCTCGTAGGCCGCGACACCCTTGTTCTGGGCGTCGGCCGGCTTGAAGGCGTCGTACTGCTCGGTGGTGGCGAGGATGCCGCGGTCGTAGCCCATGATCTTGCCGACCTCGGGGTCGTGGACCATGAAGCTGATGAACTGGGCGACCTCCTTGGGGTGCTTGGTCCCGGAGAAGCCGCTGAGCATCAGCGAGCCGAGGTACTGGCCGGTCTGCTTGCCGTCCGTGGTGGGGATCGGCGCGAGCCCGTAGTCCGACTCGCCCTCGCCCTCGTAGCGGATGGAGAAGTTGTCCCAGGTGAACTCGGACGCGGCGAGGCCCGCCGAGAGACCGGACTTGGGCTTGACCTGCTCGATCTTCTTCGGGTCGGCGACGAGCCCGGACTTCACGCGCTTGTAGCCGTCCGTCCACCACTGCGTCAGGTCGTCCTCGGTGAAACCGAGATCGGAGTCGGTGAAGAAGGCCTTCCCGTTCTGACGCAGATACAGGTCGTAGAGGTACATGATGCTGAAGTACCCGGTGTCACCGGCGATCTTCAGCTTGTCCTGGATCGTCTGGAGCGCGGCGAAGTACTCATCCCAGGTCCAGCCGAACTTCGCTTCGACGCCCGCCTTCTTGAATGCCTTGAGGTCGATGACGAGCGCCATGGTGTTGGCGCCGACCGGAATGGCGATCTGCTTGCCGTCGACCTGACCGTTCGCCAGAACGCCGTTGCGGAAGTTGTCCAGGCTCAGATTCCCGGCGTCCGCCTGCGACTTGAGATCCAGCAGAACACCGCGCTTGTCGTACTTGCGCAGGAAACCGACCGCGTTCTGGAAAACGTCCGGCGGATTCCCGCCGGAGGCCTGGGTCTGGAACTTCTCCCAGAACGCTTCGTAGTCGGTGAATTCAGGCTTGATCTTGATCTTCGGGTACTTCTTCTCGAAGAGCGCGATCGTCTTCTTGATGGCGATGGTGCGCGGCTCGCCACCCCACCACGCGTAACGGAGTGTCACAGTCCCGTCTCCGGAACTGTCGCTGTCACCTCCGCACCCCGTCGTCGCGGCCAGCCCCAGCGTCGCCGCTGTAGCCCCGGCCGCCTTCAGGATCGTTCGCCTCTCAACATTCCTGCCGGTTCCCACAGTCGAGCCCCTCCCCGCAGCGTCGCCGCCTGCATGAATCGTTTCAAGTAAGCGCTTGCTGGCACAAGCTACGGAGGGCCCGGGGGTGCGTCAATGATTCGGACAGGAATTTCTTCTGACTGTGGTGAGAGGTCGGCGCGCCTCCAACAGTCGGGCGGCGTCCGGGAACTGACGACTGCCCAGGTGAGAGACATGGGATCGACCTGTCGAACGGGGCGCACGCCGCCGTACGAGATCGGCGGGCGGCCGAAAAAGTAGGGCGGCGGGAAGGCGTCGCTGCGGACGGTCACGCGGGCGGAGCCGGCAGCCCCCGGACGCGCCGACGGCCCGTCCGCGTTCTCGCAGACGGGCCGTCGATCCGGGTGGGCGATACTGGGTTCGAACCAGTGACCTCTTCGGTGTGAACGAAGCGCTCTCCCACTGAGCTAATCGCCCGGACGCAGGAAGAAGATTACCCCATGTCAGAGGGTGCCCGTGACCAGCGGTGACAGCCTGGGCACCCGGGCGGCTCACTGGTTCTTGATGTTCCAGGGCATCTCGAAGCCGAACTTCCAGAGGTAGACCGCCAGGATCGCGGCCACGATCACCAGGCCGATCGCCGTCAGGATGATGTTGCGCCGCCGCACCTTGGGATCGAGGGCGCGCTGGGCCGCCTCGGTCACCTTGCGCTTGGTCCAGCGGAGCACGAGCTGGGCCCAGACGAACTCGGTCGCCCAGATCGCCATGCCGCCGAAGATCACGACCCACCCGGGTCCGGGCAGCGGCAGCATGATGATGCCCGCCACCACGACCGCCAGGCCGATGACAAAGATGAGGACCTGCCAGCTCAGATGCAACAGGCGACGCGCCTTGACGAACTCCGGCGCCCGTGAGCCGAGCCCCTGCCCGTCCTTCGTCTCGTCCGTCTTCTCGCCGGTCCCCTCGTCCGCTGACACGGCGACCTCGCCCGGCTCGTCACTCCCCGTATTCATACAGCCAAACCCTACCCGAGAGAAACCAGTCACCGGAATGGTCGTACCTCTCGAAGACGCGCTCGGCCGGAAGAGTTACATAAAGGCACGCAAAACACTCAGAGGGGTTTACAACGGCACCGTAGGTGGCATGTCGATTTCGCCGACGTGCGAATCCCCGAGCGCACACTGAGCGAAAGGCCCTGGCGCTTATGAACACCACGGTCAGCTGCGAGCTGCACCTGCGCCTCGTTGTGTCGAGCGAGTCCTCCCTGCCTGTCCCCGCAGGCCTGCGGTACGACACGGCCGACCCCTACGCCGTGCACGCCACCTTCCACACCGGAGCCGAGGAAACCGTCGAGTGGGTGTTCGCCCGCGACCTCCTCGCGGAGGGCCTCCACCGGCCCACCGGAACCGGCGACGTCCGAGTCTGGCCGTCGCGCAGTCACGGTCAGGGCGTCGTCTGCATCGCCCTGAGCTCCCCTGAAGGCGAGGCACTGCTCGAGGCCCCGGCGCGGGCCCTGGAATCGTTCCTGAAGCGGACGGACGCCGCCGTGCCCCCGGGCACGGAGCACCGGCACTTCGATCTGGATCAGGAGCTCTCGCACATCCTGGCGGAAAGCTAGGGGCGAGGTCCCACAGAGCCGCCCGGCGCCGTCCACTCGGGGAGACGGCTCGGGCAGGTACAACCGGATAGGGAACGACTGGCGCCGTGGCTGCGGAGCGCTCCGCAGCCACGGCGCCTGTCGTGCTACCCGTCACCGGGGCCCGGCGAGCCACTACCATCGGCCAGCATCGGCGGGCATTCGCCCGACCCCCAGGCCAGGGAGCGAATCGTGCTGATCACCCACGACACCCGGTGCGCCCTCGACACCGTGGTCGATCTGGTGAACACCGCACCGGAGGACGACGCGGCGCCGGAGGGACTGCCGGACGTCGCGGCGCTCGAGGATTTCGTACGAAACCACGAGATCAGTGGTGTCGGGGTGCTCTCGGAGTTCGATCTGTCCGCCGTGCGCAAGATCCGCGGCCGGTTCGCCTCGGTCTTCGCCGCCCCGGACGCCCGGACCGCCGCCGCGCTGATCAACGATCTGGTCGCCGCCGCGGGCACCACTCCCCAGCTCACGGATCACGACGGCTACGACTGGCATGTGCACTACTTCGCGCCGGGCGCCTCCGTCGCCGACCACCTGGCGGCCGACTGCGGGATGGCGCTGGCGTTCTTCGTGGTGGCCGGAGAACAGGAGCGACTGCGGCGCTGTGAGGCGCCCGACTGCCGACGGGCCTTCGTCGACCTGTCCCGCAACCGCTCACGGCGCTACTGCGACAGCCGGACCTGCGGAAACCGTCTGCATGTGGCCGCGTACCGGGCGCGGCGCAAGGAGGCCGCGGGCTGAGGCCGGGCGGCCGGGCTGGGCCCTGGCAGGGCGGTCGACGTGGTCCCCGGCGGGTGGCGCCGGGGACCCACGGGTACGGCTCAGAGCAGCAGCAGGTCGTGCAGCGCAGCCATGAGCAGCAGACACCCGATCACCGCAAGGAAGATCATCAGCGGTGGCTGGGAAAGGGCGAAAAGGCATCCACGCGGCTCGTCCTGCGGCGGCGCGGGGTCGCTCTGTTCGGTGTCCAGCATCTCGCGGCGATGATGGCGCAGTCGACATCCCCGGCGCGATCAACACGCCCGGAATGCGCGGGAGTTCGCCGGATTCCGTGATGTCCGTTTCGAGTCGTGATCGCTTCTGGACGGGTGCGGATCCTCCTGCGAACGTTTCAGTTCACCCACGCGACCGTCATATGCCGTGCTTCTTCAGGATGGCCTCGATGTCACTGAAGTCGTCCGTGGCGGACTCGGTGGCCCGGGGCTTGCCCGCGGGGCGGGCTGCCGGGGTGCGGACGGCCGGGCCGAGCGAGGGTGCCGAGGCCGCGGGAGCCACGGCCTCCTGCTGGGCGCCGCGGGCCGCCTTGCGCTCCTTGCGGGTGCCGCCGCGGCGGCGCTCCACCGCGCGCGTGGTCGAGAACAGCACCCACGACAGACCGAGCACACAGAAGCCCGCCCAGGCCGTCGGGCTGAAGGCGGTGTCCGCGATCCAGTCGACGACGCCGGTCATCACCAGGCCGAGCGGGACAAGGGAGTAGGCGGCGATACGGGTGGCCGCGAGGAAACGCTTCCGGTACGCGGTGACCGCCGCGATGCCCAGGCCGGCCGCGGCGACGGCGGAACAGACGGTCTCGGCAATCATCCGGTCCTCCAGGCGGTGCTCGATCGGCAACGTGCCGCTTCGTCCCTATCCATCCTGCACCTGCCGACCCCCGCCGGGCCATGCCCCGGCAGGACATCAGGGACATCTCCGGGTCACCTCCTCCCGAGGTGCCGGTCGGGGTCGTACCGACGAAGCAGGCGGATGCCGTCGTGGACGACCGGGGTCGATTCGGACGGGTGGCCCGGAGCTGGGAGACTGGGCCCATGAGCGACCCCTCCCCCGTCCGTCCGGCCGTGCCCGTTCTCGATGTCTGGTGCGACCTGCAGTGCCCGGACTGCCGTGCCGCGCTGGACGATGTCCGGGCCCTGCGTGCCCGTTACGGCGACCGTCTGGAGCTGCGGCTGCGGCACTTCCCGCTGGAGAAGAACAAGCACTCCTTCGCCGCCGCGCAGGCCGCCGAGGAGGCACTGGAGCAGGGCAGCGG
This portion of the Streptomyces canus genome encodes:
- a CDS encoding SsgA family sporulation/cell division regulator is translated as MNTTVSCELHLRLVVSSESSLPVPAGLRYDTADPYAVHATFHTGAEETVEWVFARDLLAEGLHRPTGTGDVRVWPSRSHGQGVVCIALSSPEGEALLEAPARALESFLKRTDAAVPPGTEHRHFDLDQELSHILAES
- a CDS encoding CGNR zinc finger domain-containing protein codes for the protein MLITHDTRCALDTVVDLVNTAPEDDAAPEGLPDVAALEDFVRNHEISGVGVLSEFDLSAVRKIRGRFASVFAAPDARTAAALINDLVAAAGTTPQLTDHDGYDWHVHYFAPGASVADHLAADCGMALAFFVVAGEQERLRRCEAPDCRRAFVDLSRNRSRRYCDSRTCGNRLHVAAYRARRKEAAG
- a CDS encoding carbohydrate ABC transporter permease is translated as MTTVSTPVVRTTSERRRTGSIAWHVGALAVLAVVLYPVIWVLGASFKPSKDIIASIDLLPSKPVWANFSGLADGISGISIGSFFTNSLMYAGLAVAGVVISSSLTAYAFAKIRFAGRNLLFTLMIGTLLLPYHVLLIPQYVMFRKLELVDTLVPLVAGKFLATEAFFVFLMVQFMRGLPRELDEAAKLDGCGHLRTYWSIVLPLCRPALITSAIFTFINAWNDFMGPLIYLNTPSKYTVSLGLMMFRDQEGISNYGSMIAMSLVALVPVIAFFMAFQRYLIDGMATSGLK
- a CDS encoding carbohydrate ABC transporter permease; this encodes MTLVKEAPVRPAGKRPAAPAAGRRGRRRENLAGYLFMSPWIAGFLLLTAGPMIASLYYAFTRYNLFTPPEWVGFDNFTTMFHDPRWQKSVEVTLKYVVVATPLKLLLALGVALLLAQSRRGQGLYRAAFYMPSLIGASVSVGFVWRALFSDDAIVDRTQKIFGVDVGGWIGNPDYVLYSLVALSIWQFGAPMVIFLAGLKQVPRELYEAAEVDGAGPFRRFWNITLPMISPVLFFNVLLESIHAFQVFGSAYVVSDTRCGPADATLVYTCYLYQKGFKEAQMGFAAAMAWSLVVAVALVTAVLFWSQKKWVHYEEAAK
- a CDS encoding extracellular solute-binding protein; this translates as MGTGRNVERRTILKAAGATAATLGLAATTGCGGDSDSSGDGTVTLRYAWWGGEPRTIAIKKTIALFEKKYPKIKIKPEFTDYEAFWEKFQTQASGGNPPDVFQNAVGFLRKYDKRGVLLDLKSQADAGNLSLDNFRNGVLANGQVDGKQIAIPVGANTMALVIDLKAFKKAGVEAKFGWTWDEYFAALQTIQDKLKIAGDTGYFSIMYLYDLYLRQNGKAFFTDSDLGFTEDDLTQWWTDGYKRVKSGLVADPKKIEQVKPKSGLSAGLAASEFTWDNFSIRYEGEGESDYGLAPIPTTDGKQTGQYLGSLMLSGFSGTKHPKEVAQFISFMVHDPEVGKIMGYDRGILATTEQYDAFKPADAQNKGVAAYEDEVAKAGVLGKITPHPSGADVIEAAFLRLGGEVAQGKSKPADAAKALFSEAKAAFAG
- a CDS encoding TIGR02611 family protein encodes the protein MNTGSDEPGEVAVSADEGTGEKTDETKDGQGLGSRAPEFVKARRLLHLSWQVLIFVIGLAVVVAGIIMLPLPGPGWVVIFGGMAIWATEFVWAQLVLRWTKRKVTEAAQRALDPKVRRRNIILTAIGLVIVAAILAVYLWKFGFEMPWNIKNQ